CCGCGGCTATGTCTGGCAAAACGGTCACTGGGAATGGCGCCACAACCACCACGTGTGGGTAAAGGGCATGTGGATCAGGACGCGTCACGGCTACCACTACAACCAGCCGACCTGGGCCGAGCATGATGGCCGCTGGGAAATGCGGCGCGGCATGTGGGCGCGCGGCGACAAGGATGGCGACGGCGTGCCGAACGCGGTCGACAGCCGTCCGAACAACCCGAACCGCCATTAAGCATTGCGGGGCCAGGTCCGCGCGACTTGGCCCCGGCACCGCTATTCGATCGAATAGCGCGCCCGGTACGGCTGGAATCCCAGCCGCCGCTTGAATTCCCGCAACCCCGGCCGCGCGCCGAACACCGTGTCGTACATGAAGTAATCGACCTGCCGCTCCTGGATCAGCCGGCAGGTAATCTCCGTCACCAGCAAAAACATCGCGCCATCGTTGTTGCGTATGCCCAGCACACGGTCGGCCATCGCGAAATTGCCGAACACACCCACGTTGCAATATGCGACCAGCGCGCCCTGGCGGTCGAACAGCCCGTAGTAGCGAAAGTGCGCCAGGTCCTCGTAGTGGAGCTGCTTTTCCTGATAGGCCGGCGCCATCGGCCGTCCCTGCCTGACCTCGCACGACACATTGATCCGATGGATGTCGTCGACCAGCGCATTGCGTTCGATTTCTTCCAGGCGGTAGCCGCGCGCCACCGCCTTGCGCCGCTCGGCCGCGCCGCGCCCGCAAGCGCGCAGCGATTCGATGAACGCCTCGCCGCTGTGGAAGCCGCGCAGGTCGATCAGGGCGGCGCCCAGCGTCTTGTGGCCGAACACCTTGTATTTTGGATGGGGCTGGGTGAAATAGCGGTAGACCAGATCGACGTGCTCGGGATGGCGCGCCGCCCGAAACCTCAGGTGCGCGACCGGCATCCTGATGATGTCGAACAGCAGCCTGGCCAGGCAGGCGCTGCGATTGATGAGCTGAACGATGAACATTTCCCGGTTTCTTGTGGCCATTGGACCATACCGAGTCTAGGGGGGCGGCACCGCGCACGAATGGAGCACGTCAAAGCAGCTATGTAAATTTGGGTAAAGACGCTGTTCAAGATTCCACCGCGAAAATCGTGAAAGACAGCTCCTACACGCAGACGATCCAGCGCTTGTGAACTGGCGAACAGATATTTTTTTGACAATGGCGCACACTGGATTCACTCGTTCACCAGGAGCATTGCCATGAACCGCCGAACACTTCACGCCAGCCTGTTTGCCGCCGCCATGCTGGCCGCCTCCTCCGTCTTTGCCGGCGATATCGTCAAGTGCGTGGACCAGAACGGCCATATCACGCTGACCGAGAACCAGTGCAGCGAAGGCGTGCAGACGGTGCTGGTGACCGGCGGCGCCGATGCGCCGGCGCTGCTGCCGGCCGAAGCCGCGCCCGTTGCCGCAGCCGCTCCGGCGCGTCGCGCGGTCCAGCGCATCGCCTACACGCCGGAAGTGGTGCAGCATGACAGCTGGGCGCCGCCCAAGGCGCGCGGCAAGACGCTGTCGCGCGATGCGGAAACCTTGAAGGCGGCCCGGGTCAGCATGCAGGTGCTCGACGAGGCGTCGTCGAGCTTGCGCCATCAGCGCCTGGCCGGCGTGAACTAAGCCGCGCGGGATCGGCTACCGGTGCTCAATGCAGGTCGCGCTGGCGCAATGCGCCCGGCTCCGCCGCAACGCCGCCCGCGCCCAGGGTGCGCACCAGCTGCGCCAGCTCTTCGTTCTGGATGAAGCTGGCCGACGACTTGGCGGTCAGCAGCTTCTCCGGAGCCTGAGCACGCGACACCGCCCATCCCTGCACATAATCGACGCCGATCTCGGCCAGCGTGCGCACGGTTGCCGTGTCCTCGGCCCACTCCGCGATCGTCTTCATGCCCAGGTTGACCGCCAGGTTGACGATCGCCTCGACGATCGCGACGTTGGCCGGATGGTCGTTGATGTTGACGATGAAGTTGCCGTCGATCTTGAGCACGTCCGCCGGCAGCTCCTTCAGGTAGGAGAACGAGGTGTAGCCGGCGCCGAAGTCGTCGAGCGCCACCTTCACGCCGAAATTGCGCACCTGGTCGATGAAGCGGCGCGTGTTGTCGAGGTCGTGCAGCGCCACGCTCTCGGTGATTTCCATGCACAGCCGGCTGGCCACATGCACGTGGCGGCCCAGGATGTCGATGGTGTCCTGCACGAAGCGCTCGTCGTTGAGCGAGGCGCCGGACAGGTTCATGCACACGAACTGGGTGTTGGGCAGCTGCTTGAGGTTGTTCTGGATCCAGGCCAGGGTGCTGGCCAGCACCCAGCGGTCGATCACGCCGGCGCGGCCGCTCTTCTCGGCCGCCGCGATGATCGGGCCGGCCGCCGTGATGCTGCCGTCCTTCTCGCGCATGCGCAGCAGCACCTCGAAGTTGAGCGACTCATGCGGCGCCTTGAGCGACATGATCGGCTGCATTTCGAGGAACATGCCTTCGGTCGCGTTGGCCGACGACAGGCGCTCGACCAGTTCGAGCTCCGCCTCGCGCTGCTGGAACGCGGCCGCATTGCGCTCGTACACCACCAAGCCGTCCGACCCCGTCTTCGCTTCGCGGCAGGCGCGGTCGGCGTTCGACACGGCATCCTTCATCTGCATTCCCGCGCTCACCTCGATCAGGCCGATCGAGCCGCGCACGTGGAATGCCTTGTCGCCCACCCGGTATGGCGTGTTGCCGATGCGGTCGACGATGCCGCGGCAGATCAGCTGAGCCAATGGCACCGCCGTATCGGGCATCACGATGACGAATTCGTCGCCGCCGACGCGGCCGATCTGCTGGCCGCCGGCCAGCATGGTCTGCATGCGCTCGCACACCTGCTTGAGCACTTCGTCGCCGGCGGCGTGGCCGAACAGGTCGTTGATCAGCTTGAAGCGGTCGAGGTCGAGGTAGGCCAGCGCCAGCGGCTTGCCGGCCGCCACCGATCCGGCCAGGCTCTCGAACATCTTCTCGATGCCGCGCCGATTGAACACCTTGGTCAGCGGATCGTTGTTGGCCATGAAGCGCAGTTGCTCGGTGGCCTTGGCCTTTTCGGTGGTGTCTTCCAGCACGCCCTCGATGCGCCCGCGCGCCAGCGTGGCGCGCACCAGGAAGCGCTTGCTGCCTTCGCGGTTCTGGATCTCCATCTCGGCGTCGGCGTGGGTGTGCACCATGTCGTGCAGCTGGCTCCATACGCCCTCGGCGAAGAACTGCTTCCAGCGCGTGCGGCCGGAGACGATCTTGGTCTCGCCCAGCATCTTGCGCAGTGCCGGATTGGTGCTGAGGAAGTGGCCGTAGACGTCGAGCGTAAACAGGCCGACCGGCATCGCCTCGTAGGCATGCTCGAGCTGCTCCTGCGCTTCGATGCGGCGCTCGGTCTCGAGGCGCATCTGTTCTGCCACGGCCAGCGCGGCGAGCAGGCTCGACGCCAGCGCGGCGGTGACGCTGTTGATCACCCCGACCATCTCGCGCAGGCCGAGCGCGGCGGCCACCACTTCGGCCACGCCGGCGGCGAAGGTGACGACGAAGGAGGCGGCGAACCAGAACGCGGCGCGGGTGTGCGAGCGGAACATGATGCTCATCAAGGCAGCACCCATGACGCAGACGCCAAGGCCGGTAATCACCCACAGGACCGGCAGGAAGATGTGGTAAGGGAGCAACACCGAGCTGGCGATCAGCGGCGGGCAGCACCATTCGGCGATCCGCAGCGGCATCACGTAACGCGATTTGCGCAGATCCTTGCCGAACAGGGTCTGGAACAGCACCAGCGTGACCACCGGATACATCGCCAGCGTCAAAGCGCGGCTGAGCATCAGGAATTGCTCGGGCACGATCTGGCCCAGCCACTGGATGTCCCAGCCGGCCGACAGTGCGGCGGCGCGCAGGTTCAGGATCAGCCAGCCTGCGAACAGCACGTACAGCATCTGGCGGTTGATCAGCGCGGTAATCAGCACGAACAGGGCCAGCACCACCATGCCGCCGTCGAGCAGGCCCGACTTGCGATGGTAGCCCTGCACCGACAGATTGAGCTGTTCGGCCGGCCATTGCAGCGCGGTCAGGTGCGCCGGTCCGACAAAGGTGGCGCGGCACAGGACGTCGGCCGGCGTCCGTGTCAGGTTCAGGACGAATCCGGCCTTGACTGGCGCCAGCGCGCCGTTGGCGGTGTTGCGCGTGGAGGAGCCCAGCAATTGCAGGCTCGCCTGGTCCCAGCACGCCATCTCCAGCGCGTGGCGCGACGGGAATTCGACGGCGTCGGCTTCGCCCGGCTTGCCCAGCGTGGTAAAGCTGAACCAGACCGGCGCCTCGGCCAGACGGGTGTCATAGGACTCGACGGCGCGGCGCGTCTGCAGCGCGGCGACTGCGGCGGCCGGCGTCAATGGCGCGCCGCCCTGGGCGGCCACCTTGAACGAAATCGGTTGTTCGCCGCTGGCGACGTAATGGTTGTTCCACAGCGCCATGGCGATCACCGACATCACGGCGATCCCCAAAGGCACCATATAGAACGCGAAGAAGCGCAGCGTTTTTTCCATCGCCCGATGGGCGAGCGCTGGAAGCGGTTTGCGCAACTGAAAATTCGTATCGGGCATTAGCGGTATCCAACTGCGTAGGGGGCGGCCGTCCGCAGGACGGACAGACGGTTATTCTACGCGAAGGATACCCCAAAAAGTGATACCGTGATGCAATAACTATGAATTTAGGCGAGCAGCAGTTCACGTGCGCGCACCACCGACGGCGGCGCCATCGGACGGGCCAGGCGCGAACGCTGCACGCGCGGCGCGCGCTTGGCGCCGATATCGATGTCCGGGTGCTTGATATGGCGGAAGAAACCGAGCAGCGGATGGGCCGCCGCGGTCCAGCGTTGCTCGCCGGTCGCGATCTCGAACTGCATCACGCGGTGCGGGATGTTGCCGACGTGGCTGAGCGGAACCGGCGCCTTGTCTTCGAACACATCGGAAAACAGCAGCTGCTCGTACTGGCGGTCGATCGGCGCGCGGCCGGTCACCACCGCGTATTCGATATTGTTCGCTTCGCAATACTCGAAGCTGGCCTTGATCAGCGCCACCTTGACGACGCGGCCGATGCGGCCCTCGCCGATGCCCAGGCGGGTCACCTCGGCCAGGCGGCGCCCTTGCAGGTAGGCTGGCAGCTCTACCGAATCTTCCACCGACAGCGCGCGGTGCAGATTGGTCTGGATGCGCAGGCTGCCCAGCGGCGAGCCGTCCAGCTTGGACTCGGCCAGCAGCACCACGCAGTCGTCTTCGTAGTCGCTGTGCTCAGGCTCGATCAGGGTCTGGGCGAATTCGGGAATATGGCGTGCATAGGCGGCGTGGCGGATCTGCACCGCCTTGCGCATGTCCTCGTCGCTGTGCACGCGCTTGATGGTAAATGGCAGGCGCTCGACGCCCTGCTCCTGGTCGTGTGCAACGGCGCCAGCGAGCATGCGGCTCGTGCGGGAAGGGGTAGCTGCCACTGCTTCGAACTGTTCCATTTTGACACTCCTTAGATAATTTGTTGAATTTCGTTTTAACAATTATCTGCCGCCAGGAAATTATCAAAGTGTCGATAAGGAATCGTTTTATGCCCTAGTTCCTTGGATTTGTTTCATTTAGGAATATTCAGGTTTGACGTTTGTAACAGCAAGAAACGTCAATTTCATGCATCGTCGGGAATGAGGAACAGCAAGTCGGTGACGCCAATGTCAACTCCTTCTTGCGAGAGCAAAGTGCTGGCCTGCCCGCGGTGATGGGTCTGATGGTTGAAGAAATGCATGACCAGACTGAAATAGTTCTTCTTGCATACGCCGCGGGAATTGCCGTAGTGCAGCGTATGGTCGAGCTCGTCCTCCGCCATCGCCGCGCTCCACGCAAGGATGGTTTCGTCGAGCAGGCGCCGCCGCGTCCACAGGCTGTCCAGGTCGGCGAAGATCATGGCGCCCAGACTGGCGGGGTCGGGCAGCGCGCGCACCGGATCGAGCTGCGAATAGCCGGCGGGATGCAGCGCGAAGCGCTTGAGCCAGATGACGTCGCCGTTGGCGATATGGTTCAGGGTGCCGAGGATCGAGCCGAAGAAAGCCTTGCGGTCGGCGGCGAGCGCGTCGGCCGGCAGTTTGGCGGCGGCGGCGAAGACGCGCTCGTTCATCGTGGCGTTGTAGGCCGCCATCAGGCGGATATGGTCGATGCGGCTCATGGCGATGCTCCCGTAGGCAAAATCGCAATATTACCTCGGCCGTGATACGCCAGGTCAAGATGGGGTCAGGTCCGCAGGACCAGACTCCATCTCATGCCAGCGGCGATGGAGCACCGGGGTCTGGTCCTGCGGACCTGACCCCATTTTCAGGGATCGAGCCTGCCCTCGCCCAGCCGCCGGGCCAGGAATTCGACCAGCGCCGCCACCCGCGGCGCCAGCGCGCCCTGCTTGTAGAACACCGCCCACACCGGCTCCGACCAGGGCAGCGTCAGCGCCGGCAACACCGGCGCCAGGCGGCCTTCGGCCACGTCGTCGCGCGTCAGGAAATCGGCCAGGCGCACGATCCCCGCGCCGGCGATCGCAAGGTGGCGCAGCGTCTCGCCGCTCGACGCCGTCACCGCCGGATTGACGGCCATCCCCTCGCCGCCTTCGTGCGCGAGCGGCCAGACGTTCAGCGAGGCCGGCGCCGTGAAGCCGAGCAGGCGGTGCGCCGCCCGGTCGCCCGCATCGCGCGGAACGCCGTGCCGGGCCAGGTAGCTTGGTGCCGCCAGCAGGCGCAAGCGGCTGCCGCCCAGCCGGCGCGCGTTCAGGGTCGAGTCGGCCAACGGACCGATCCGGATCGCCAGGTCGGCGCGCTCCTCGATCAGGTCGATGACGGTCTCGCCGCCGGTCAGCTCCAGCCGCACCAGCGGATAGGCGTCGAGGAATTCGGCGGCCAGCGGCGCGACCAGGTGGTCCAGCGCCGGCGTCGCGGCATTCACGCGCACCAGTCCCGATGGCTGCGAGCGGCGCGCCGCCACCTGCGCCTCGGTGTCCTCGAGTTCGGCGAGCACCGTGCGCGCGCGCCCGAGCAGCCAGGCGCCCTCCTCGGTCAGGTCGAGCCGGCGCGTGGTCCGGAGCATCAGCGTCATGCCCAACTGCGCCTCGAGCCGCGAGATGGTGCGGCTCACGCCCGACGGCGTCTGCCCGAGCCGCCCGGCGGCGCCCGAAAACGAGCCGGTGTCTATGACCGCGGCAAAGGCAATCAGCGCGTCCACATCGATCATTCGTGACTCCAGGTCAAAAGTCTATTGTACGGCAGGGTATTTTTCTTTGTGCCGCGCGCGGCCACACTGCATGCCTCACTCTTACAAGGAACCACCATGCCTCTCGCACTCTGGGCGCTGACCCTGTCGGCATTCGCCATCGGCACCACGGAATTTGTCATCGTCGGGCTGATCCCGACCATCGCCGCCAGCCTGGGCGTGTCGGTCCCGTCGGCCGGCCTGCTGGTCAGCCTGTACGCGCTCGGCGTCGCGATCGGCGCCCCGGTGCTGACCGCCCTCACCGGCCGCGTGCCGCGCAAGCAGCTGCTGCTCGGTCTGATGGTGCTGTTTACCATCGGGAACCTGCTGGCCTGGCAGGCGCCCGGCTACGCCACGCTGATGGGCGCGCGCGTGCTCACCGGCCTCGCGCACGGTGTGTTCTTCTCGATCGGCTCGACCATCGCCACCAGCCTGGTGCCGAAGGAAAAAGCGGCCAGCGCCATCGCGCTGATGTTCTCCGGCCTGACCGTGGCGCTGGTGACCGGCGTGCCGCTCGGGACCTTCATCGGCCAGACCTTCGGCTGGCAGGCCACCTTCCTGGCGGTGTCGCTGCTCGGCGTGATCGCCATCATCGGCAGCGCGATGCTGGTGCCGCGCGATATCGCGGGCAGCAAGCCGTCGCCGCTCCTGACGCAACTGGCGGTGCTGCGCAAGCCGCGCCTGCTGCTGGTGTACGCGATGACCACGCTGGGCTACGGCGGCACCTTCATCGCCTTCACCTACCTCGCGCCGATCCTGCAGGAAGTCTCCGGCTTTTCGGCCTCGTCGGTGAGCCTGGTGATGCTGGTGTACGGCGTGTCGGTCGCCGCCGGGAATATCTGGGGTGGCAAGCTGGCCGACCGCAAGGGCCCGGTGCGCGCGTTGCAGATCGTGTTCGCGCTGCTGGCGGCGGTGCTGCTGGTGCTGACGTTCACCGCGCCGAACAAGCTGCTGGTGCTGGCCACCGTGCTGGCGTGGGGCGCGGTCGCCTTCGGCAACGTGCCGGGACTGCAGGTGTACGTGGTCAAGCGCGCCGAGCGCGATGCGCCGCAGGCGGTGGACGTGGCCTCGGGCCTGAACATCGCCGCCTTCAATGTCGGCATCGCGCTGGGCGCCTGGGGCGGCGGCCTGGTGGTCGCGCGTCTCGGCCTGATGGCCACCCCGTGGATCGGCGCGCTGGTGGTGCTGGGCGCGCTGGCCCTGACCACGCTGGCCGGCCGACTGGACAAACGCGACGCGGCCGCCGAGCCGAAAGAACTCCGCCTCGCCGCCTGATCTGTTTTATTCGACGCCGCGGTCCAAGGTCTGGGGTCAGGTCCGCCGGACCTGACCCCGGTTTTGTCGCCGCCGCCGAACGAAGTCGGCAGTTCAGTCGCAGTCGCTTACACATCCAGCTCCGGATAGTGCCTGAAGATGCCCTCCTCATTGAATGGTATGCGCCGCTTTGACGCCAGATAGGCTGCGATGTTGGGGCGCGCCGCCACCAGTTCGCGCAGCGCCGCGAGCCGCGGATAGCCTGGCTCGATGCGTGCCATCGCTTTCGGAAACGCGTAGCGCAATCCTTCGATCACCTGGAACATGGACAGGTCGGCATAGGTGAGCTTCGCGCCATTGAGATACCCGCCCTTGCCCACCCTGGCCAGCACGCCCTCGAAATACTCGAAGTACTTCGGCACGCGTTCAGCCAGGAAGGCCGCGGCGCGCTTCTTCGCTTCCTTCTTCTGGTCTTCGTAATACAGCGAACTCGAAATGGGATGATGGGTGTCGTGCACCTCGGCCACCAGGTCGGCGATCGTCAGCTGCAGCTGGTGGACCCACAGCCGCCCAGCCTGCGCGCGCGGCGCCAGGCCATGCGCGCCGCCGAGGAACAGCAGGATGTTGGCGGTCTGGCCGATGACTTGGTCGCCTGCCGCCAGGAACGGCGGCGCGAACGACGGCGTGGCCGCCTCCTTCATCAGCTTCATCATCGCGCGCGTGCCATTGCGGGTGCGCGCCACGTCCACGTACTGCGCCTGCGCCTCTTCCAGCGCGAGCCGGACGAATTCGCCGCGGCCAGGAATCGTCGGCCAGTAGTAAAGCTGATAGACCATCGCCTTCTCCATCGGTTGCGCATCGCTCGATTATCGGCCAATTTTCTTTTGCCGGCGCCCGGTTACATGCTAGTCTCGCGCTACCGCCGAAGAGCGGTCACAAGACGTCCATCAAACAAGGAGAACAACATGCTCAAGAATTTCGCACTCGCCGTACTCGCGATCCTGGTCATCATCGTCGGCATCGCCATGACGAAGCCGGACACCTACTCGGTCAAGCGCACCATCGCCATCAAGGCGGCGCCGGAGAAAATCGCCCCGCTGATCACCGACTTCCATCAGTGGGCCAGTTGGTCGCCGTGGGAACATCTCGATCCGGCCATGCAGCGCACCTTCAGCGGCGCCCCGGCTGGCAAGGGCGCGATCTACGAGTGGAAGGGGAACAAGGATGTCGGCCGCGGCCGCATGGAGATCACCGATGCAACCACGCCGGCCAGCACCAAGATCGACCTGCTGTTCATGGAGCCGTTCGAGTCGCACAACACCACCGAATTCGTCCTGGTCCCGCAGGGCGCCGAGACCCAGGTCACGTGGAACATGGCCGGCCCGATGAACTTCATGGCCCGGATCATGAGCGTATTCACCAGTATGGATTCGATGATCGGCAAGGACTTCGAAAAAGGCCTGGCCAGCATGAAGGCCGTCGCGGAAAAGTAAGTCCCTTGAGCGATATCACCGCCTGATCCGCGCGGTGGGTCAAGATGTGAAGTGGCGCGCGGCGCCACTTCCCCATCGACACACGCGGAGCAGTCCCGATGATCGTCGCTCAACTCGTGAAGCAGTGGCTTTCCCGGCGCGCGCGATACGGGTTCACGCCATCGATCGGTTCAATCGCGCGCAGCCTGCGTGTGCTGCGTTACCGCCGCGAACACCGGCGCCTGTGCGCGCTCGACGTCTACCGCAACTATGTCGCGATGCCGGCCAACGACGACCTGTTTCACTACCTCAGCCACCGCTTCTACCTGAGCCGCCACCTGGCCCCGCGCGCCCGTGTCGCGTGCGTGCTGCGCCATTACGGCTTCGAAGACGAGACCTTCAACACCTCCTACAAATACGCGGTGTACCGCGCCGGCGGCCTGACCCTGTGGCAGCGCTGCGCCAACGGCTGCAGGTTTGCCATCACGCTGTCGATGGCCTCGCGCATGGACGCCGAGGGCGACCTGACGATCATGTTCGAAGCCGACGGCGCCTGCCTGCACCGCCTCAGCTTCAGCTGGATCGAGGGCCGCTTCGCCGGCGTGGAGGCCCCGCTCGTGCCTTTCGTGGCGCGCAATCAGGGCAGCCGTCCCGGGTCGCACGGGGCGATCGCCGCGTTCGAGCAGGCCTTCCCGCACAATTCGCCCAGCCTGTTCTGCACCGCCGCGATGCAGGGCGTGGCGCTGGCCGTCGGCATGACGCAGATCGCCGCGATCAAGCACAGCGCCCATCCGTTCGGCCATGACGCCCCGCCGCAGCGGGCCGCGCGCATGGCTGCGGCCTACGACCATGTCTGGGAACAGCTTGGCGGCGTCGAGCTCCCCGGGCCGTCCTGGCTGATCGAGCTGCCCTATCGCCTCAAGCCGCTGTCGGACATCCCGGCCAGGCACCGCCGGCGCGCCGCGACGCGGCGCGCACACTGGAACGAAATCGGCGAGGCGGCGCGCGCCATGCTCGCCTCCAAGCTCAAGCGCGTGCCAAGGCTGGCGCCGCCGCCCACCGCGCCGGCCCCGCGCCAGGCCGCTTCCGTGTAAGCGCCGTCGCACCGGCGAAGGCAGGCGCCACGCTGGTCATTTGTTCATGATAGAATCTGCGCTCGCTAGGGGTCCCGGGATGTTTGCCGGGTGAGAGATACCCTCCGTACCTGATCTGGA
This window of the Massilia sp. R2A-15 genome carries:
- a CDS encoding YXWGXW repeat-containing protein yields the protein MMKKLLLATLIAGSSMGAAVVSAPASAAVVVVREAPPPPRDEVVPAPRRGYVWQNGHWEWRHNHHVWVKGMWIRTRHGYHYNQPTWAEHDGRWEMRRGMWARGDKDGDGVPNAVDSRPNNPNRH
- a CDS encoding DUF4124 domain-containing protein, coding for MNRRTLHASLFAAAMLAASSVFAGDIVKCVDQNGHITLTENQCSEGVQTVLVTGGADAPALLPAEAAPVAAAAPARRAVQRIAYTPEVVQHDSWAPPKARGKTLSRDAETLKAARVSMQVLDEASSSLRHQRLAGVN
- a CDS encoding EAL domain-containing protein, which translates into the protein MRKPLPALAHRAMEKTLRFFAFYMVPLGIAVMSVIAMALWNNHYVASGEQPISFKVAAQGGAPLTPAAAVAALQTRRAVESYDTRLAEAPVWFSFTTLGKPGEADAVEFPSRHALEMACWDQASLQLLGSSTRNTANGALAPVKAGFVLNLTRTPADVLCRATFVGPAHLTALQWPAEQLNLSVQGYHRKSGLLDGGMVVLALFVLITALINRQMLYVLFAGWLILNLRAAALSAGWDIQWLGQIVPEQFLMLSRALTLAMYPVVTLVLFQTLFGKDLRKSRYVMPLRIAEWCCPPLIASSVLLPYHIFLPVLWVITGLGVCVMGAALMSIMFRSHTRAAFWFAASFVVTFAAGVAEVVAAALGLREMVGVINSVTAALASSLLAALAVAEQMRLETERRIEAQEQLEHAYEAMPVGLFTLDVYGHFLSTNPALRKMLGETKIVSGRTRWKQFFAEGVWSQLHDMVHTHADAEMEIQNREGSKRFLVRATLARGRIEGVLEDTTEKAKATEQLRFMANNDPLTKVFNRRGIEKMFESLAGSVAAGKPLALAYLDLDRFKLINDLFGHAAGDEVLKQVCERMQTMLAGGQQIGRVGGDEFVIVMPDTAVPLAQLICRGIVDRIGNTPYRVGDKAFHVRGSIGLIEVSAGMQMKDAVSNADRACREAKTGSDGLVVYERNAAAFQQREAELELVERLSSANATEGMFLEMQPIMSLKAPHESLNFEVLLRMREKDGSITAAGPIIAAAEKSGRAGVIDRWVLASTLAWIQNNLKQLPNTQFVCMNLSGASLNDERFVQDTIDILGRHVHVASRLCMEITESVALHDLDNTRRFIDQVRNFGVKVALDDFGAGYTSFSYLKELPADVLKIDGNFIVNINDHPANVAIVEAIVNLAVNLGMKTIAEWAEDTATVRTLAEIGVDYVQGWAVSRAQAPEKLLTAKSSASFIQNEELAQLVRTLGAGGVAAEPGALRQRDLH
- a CDS encoding DinB family protein, whose product is MSRIDHIRLMAAYNATMNERVFAAAAKLPADALAADRKAFFGSILGTLNHIANGDVIWLKRFALHPAGYSQLDPVRALPDPASLGAMIFADLDSLWTRRRLLDETILAWSAAMAEDELDHTLHYGNSRGVCKKNYFSLVMHFFNHQTHHRGQASTLLSQEGVDIGVTDLLFLIPDDA
- a CDS encoding LysR family transcriptional regulator, whose protein sequence is MIDVDALIAFAAVIDTGSFSGAAGRLGQTPSGVSRTISRLEAQLGMTLMLRTTRRLDLTEEGAWLLGRARTVLAELEDTEAQVAARRSQPSGLVRVNAATPALDHLVAPLAAEFLDAYPLVRLELTGGETVIDLIEERADLAIRIGPLADSTLNARRLGGSRLRLLAAPSYLARHGVPRDAGDRAAHRLLGFTAPASLNVWPLAHEGGEGMAVNPAVTASSGETLRHLAIAGAGIVRLADFLTRDDVAEGRLAPVLPALTLPWSEPVWAVFYKQGALAPRVAALVEFLARRLGEGRLDP
- a CDS encoding MFS transporter; protein product: MPLALWALTLSAFAIGTTEFVIVGLIPTIAASLGVSVPSAGLLVSLYALGVAIGAPVLTALTGRVPRKQLLLGLMVLFTIGNLLAWQAPGYATLMGARVLTGLAHGVFFSIGSTIATSLVPKEKAASAIALMFSGLTVALVTGVPLGTFIGQTFGWQATFLAVSLLGVIAIIGSAMLVPRDIAGSKPSPLLTQLAVLRKPRLLLVYAMTTLGYGGTFIAFTYLAPILQEVSGFSASSVSLVMLVYGVSVAAGNIWGGKLADRKGPVRALQIVFALLAAVLLVLTFTAPNKLLVLATVLAWGAVAFGNVPGLQVYVVKRAERDAPQAVDVASGLNIAAFNVGIALGAWGGGLVVARLGLMATPWIGALVVLGALALTTLAGRLDKRDAAAEPKELRLAA
- a CDS encoding glutathione S-transferase, translating into MVYQLYYWPTIPGRGEFVRLALEEAQAQYVDVARTRNGTRAMMKLMKEAATPSFAPPFLAAGDQVIGQTANILLFLGGAHGLAPRAQAGRLWVHQLQLTIADLVAEVHDTHHPISSSLYYEDQKKEAKKRAAAFLAERVPKYFEYFEGVLARVGKGGYLNGAKLTYADLSMFQVIEGLRYAFPKAMARIEPGYPRLAALRELVAARPNIAAYLASKRRIPFNEEGIFRHYPELDV
- a CDS encoding SRPBCC family protein, with the translated sequence MLKNFALAVLAILVIIVGIAMTKPDTYSVKRTIAIKAAPEKIAPLITDFHQWASWSPWEHLDPAMQRTFSGAPAGKGAIYEWKGNKDVGRGRMEITDATTPASTKIDLLFMEPFESHNTTEFVLVPQGAETQVTWNMAGPMNFMARIMSVFTSMDSMIGKDFEKGLASMKAVAEK
- a CDS encoding DUF535 family protein, whose protein sequence is MIVAQLVKQWLSRRARYGFTPSIGSIARSLRVLRYRREHRRLCALDVYRNYVAMPANDDLFHYLSHRFYLSRHLAPRARVACVLRHYGFEDETFNTSYKYAVYRAGGLTLWQRCANGCRFAITLSMASRMDAEGDLTIMFEADGACLHRLSFSWIEGRFAGVEAPLVPFVARNQGSRPGSHGAIAAFEQAFPHNSPSLFCTAAMQGVALAVGMTQIAAIKHSAHPFGHDAPPQRAARMAAAYDHVWEQLGGVELPGPSWLIELPYRLKPLSDIPARHRRRAATRRAHWNEIGEAARAMLASKLKRVPRLAPPPTAPAPRQAASV